TGACAGAGATTTTCAACGTCTTTAGGTAATGTCGCAGAAAATACCATCGTTACTCTGTCTGATGGAAGTTCTTCGATAATGAATTCCACATCATGGATAAAACCCATATTGAGCATTTCATCCGCTTCATCTATGATCAGGTACTTGATTTCATCTAATACAAGTGTTCCTCTTTCGATATGATCGATCACACGTCCTGGCGTACCAACAACAACATGCATTTTTTGTTTCAATTCCTCTTTTTGTTTTGCGAAAGGTTCCTTCCCATAAACGGCCATAGCCTTGATTCTTTTGAATCGGCCGATATTTGTAATATCTTCACGAACCTGTACAGCCAGCTCCCTGGTTGGAGTAAGAATCAACGCTTGTGGATTTCTTTCCTCCCAATCAACCATATCGCAAATGGGAATGCCGAAGGAGGCAGTTTTGCCGCTTCCAGTCTGGGATTTTACGACAAGATCCTGTTTCTGCAATGCTAACGGAATGACTTCTCCCTGGACCTCTGTCGGCGATTCATATTTCAACACTGAGAGGGCGCGTTTAATTTCATCGCTTAAGTTGTACTCGTCAAAACTTCTTTTACTCATGTGAAAACCTCTTTTTATTTTATTATTCCACTTATTTATATAGGATTCTCGCAAAGAATCATGATATGCATAAACTGAATAGTATTCATTATACTGCAAACGTCTGACTAATCGACTTTTATTATTTGAAAAGGAAAGCTAGGTGTTCCTTCAGTCAGCTGATGAAGCTTTTAGAAAATGGCTCTGTTAAACCTGGCTGTTGATTTTCGTTCCAGGCGCTTCGCTTTCCGCGGGGAAGAATAATGAAAAATCCCAAAAGCCGGCTTTTTCATAAACCAATTCTTCCTTGCAGTAGGGGAGCCTCCTCGGCGCTTTATGCGCCTGCGGGGTCTCCCCATGACTTGCTCATCCCGCAGGACATTGATTGAGCTTCCTCGAATGTGCCCACGCACGATGGAAATGCGTTAGCATTTTCGGAGGAGTCTACGCGCCTTCCACTACAATCAACAGTGCTTTAAAACAACATTGGGCTTTAACAGAGCCTTGAAAAGAAATCAAAAGCTACATGTAAAAAGGCGGATTTTCACTAAAAGTTTCACAAATTATCAATAATTCAAATGATACCCAAAGGGGTTATCAGGATATAATAAAAATAAGAAAGAAAACGATTTCATTTTTCTGAAAGGGTGTTGGACATGAACTATCAGGAAGTCAAATCTCAATTAGAAGCATTGCAGATGCAGCTGGCAAATAAAATGCAGAATCCAAGCCTGTCTATAGATGAAAAAAATGAGCTTCAGAGAGCGATTGCAAACTACGATTATATAATTGAATTGACCTGCATGAATCATTTTGAGCGGGGAAAGGCCATTCACTAATAAACGAAGCCTGGAGGTGGTACCTCCAGGCTTCGTTTATGGAAAAATCTTGGAGCTAATGCTAGCACCATCGTGCTTTATAGGACTCCGCTTAATGGCTTCTGGCTGAAATAATCCAGGGCATAATTGACCTGGTCGATTTCATAGATTTTTCTTTCAATGCAAAACTGAATCACAAGATCGGATGTTTCACTGTCTGACAAAGAGTAGCCGGCAGAGCTTAACAGCTTGTCGGTTTCTTTTTTGTTGAGCTCAAGGGCCAGCGCAAGGGCTGTGACCGTGTTTTTACTCGGTTTGTATTCAGGGTTAGAGCGGATCTTTGAAAAAAGACGTCGGTCAAGGCCAGCTTTCTTATAGACCTCGGAGTCCTTGCAGCCTTTTTTGTCTATAAAGCCAAACAATACTTTCTGAAGAGTCGGCTTTCTCTTCTCGGCT
This portion of the Mesobacillus sp. S13 genome encodes:
- a CDS encoding DUF3896 family protein, with translation MNYQEVKSQLEALQMQLANKMQNPSLSIDEKNELQRAIANYDYIIELTCMNHFERGKAIH